One Ignavibacterium album JCM 16511 genomic region harbors:
- a CDS encoding DUF4905 domain-containing protein, which yields MVVKNLYKYDRGRQIFRLIPTDTGKLIIEERERNIKEAFFSCLDILTGRSIFSDLQFDEKYWIGIESIYKDVILFHRFERPDLPNHKGIIAYDIKSQTVLWENPNSFLYAGDDKIVFLTFDSGIKGLIAIDYLSGEVFNDEKIILEIIPEKEDFSSYIHSKRISLTEVDKVAGETSGKIFSDYLINGDINFASRDNFSFYSFHHITENGKLDNLFFAVDESGTIILKETLNKGLDKLEPESFFIKDDLLFLLFGSTGVGVYQII from the coding sequence ATGGTAGTTAAAAATTTATATAAATACGATCGAGGCCGTCAGATTTTCAGATTGATTCCCACTGATACAGGTAAACTGATTATTGAAGAAAGAGAAAGAAACATAAAGGAAGCTTTCTTCAGTTGTCTTGATATCCTAACAGGAAGAAGTATTTTTTCTGATTTACAATTTGATGAAAAATATTGGATTGGAATAGAATCAATCTACAAAGATGTAATACTTTTTCACAGGTTTGAGAGACCGGATTTACCAAACCACAAAGGCATAATTGCTTATGATATAAAATCGCAAACAGTTCTTTGGGAAAATCCAAATTCCTTTCTATATGCGGGCGATGATAAAATAGTTTTTCTAACATTTGACTCAGGAATTAAAGGCTTGATAGCTATTGACTATCTTAGTGGTGAAGTATTTAATGATGAAAAAATCATCTTAGAAATCATTCCTGAAAAAGAAGACTTCAGTTCATATATTCATTCAAAAAGAATCTCATTAACGGAAGTTGATAAAGTTGCTGGAGAAACTTCTGGAAAAATATTTTCTGATTATCTGATAAATGGAGATATTAATTTTGCAAGTAGAGATAATTTCTCTTTTTACAGTTTCCATCACATTACAGAAAATGGAAAGCTGGACAATCTGTTCTTTGCAGTTGATGAGAGCGGAACTATTATTCTCAAAGAAACACTAAATAAAGGGCTGGATAAATTAGAACCGGAATCATTTTTTATTAAAGACGATTTGCTTTTTTTGCTGTTTGGTTCTACTGGAGTCGGAGTTTATCAAATTATCTGA
- the priA gene encoding primosomal protein N': MFAEVVFALPFRKAFTYEIPSELKKFVKEGVRVVAPFGKRTLTGFVVKISKTTQVKDEIKQIREVLDDEPIFNKTLLKFYEWIADYYLCSLGEALKLLVPQGTEVESKRKISIDKNFVQQLLQNENKKNTLRYKILQELSTREQITFSTLQKAVGKKNIYSHIRNLVEESAVTVIDEIEGAKVKPKKVKYVRLAKDVKELYSTLPELDRRSPKQVKLLLVLIEAKGKSLPAAELLHKTETSKAALDSLEKKGFVEIFEKEVDRRYKEHYEEVHQEFVLTEQQNKVIEEISPKIKDSVFQSYLLHGVTGSGKTQVYIELAKIALEQNKSVLILVPEISLTPQITSRFYNNFGDLVTVLHSRMSAGERFDSWRRIHKGKSRIVVGARSALFAPIFKLGLIVVDEEHDASYKQQDMIPKYNARDSAVVLGSIHNCPVVLGSATPSVESRYNAEIGKYKLLTLPLRIDDAKLPAITLVNVNAERRKGRMDNIFSRTLLDKIEDRLKKKEGVIILQNRRGFSTQIYCEDCGEIEMCENCSVPMVFHINKNIIQCHYCGLEKPVPNACTHCGSINIKYFGTGTERVEDELQFYFPNARISRIDSDSITRKSYLSNLLLSFGKGEIDILVGTQMVSKGLDFSRVTLVGVISAETTLWLPDFRADERTFQLLTQVAGRAGRSKIAGEVIIQTQNEKHFALQKVLQNDYDGFYRREIVDRERLGYPPFTRLALIETKDKSDQKAKGAAIDFRKALKKFESHLKISEPTTALIYKLKGFYRYHILIKSSRKSDPSGKFLRRAVIEAFTEFNRISRFKDVKLFYDIDPQSIM, encoded by the coding sequence ATGTTTGCAGAAGTTGTCTTTGCATTACCTTTCCGGAAGGCATTTACTTATGAAATACCTTCGGAGTTAAAAAAGTTTGTTAAAGAAGGAGTTCGTGTTGTAGCGCCTTTCGGTAAAAGAACTCTGACTGGTTTTGTCGTAAAAATTTCTAAAACAACTCAGGTTAAAGATGAAATCAAACAAATCCGTGAAGTTCTTGATGATGAACCAATCTTTAATAAAACTTTATTAAAATTTTATGAATGGATTGCTGATTATTACTTATGTTCTCTTGGTGAGGCACTCAAACTTCTTGTGCCACAGGGAACAGAAGTAGAATCTAAAAGAAAAATATCAATTGATAAAAATTTTGTTCAGCAGTTACTTCAGAACGAAAATAAAAAAAATACACTTCGTTATAAAATACTTCAGGAACTTTCAACACGGGAACAAATTACATTTTCTACATTACAAAAAGCGGTTGGTAAGAAAAATATTTATTCGCATATAAGAAATCTTGTTGAAGAAAGTGCAGTAACTGTTATTGATGAAATTGAAGGAGCTAAAGTAAAACCAAAAAAGGTTAAATATGTCCGGCTTGCAAAAGATGTTAAAGAACTTTACTCAACTTTACCTGAACTTGACAGAAGGTCCCCAAAACAAGTTAAACTTCTTCTTGTATTGATTGAAGCAAAAGGAAAATCATTACCGGCTGCAGAACTACTTCATAAAACGGAAACATCTAAAGCTGCTTTAGATAGTCTTGAGAAAAAAGGTTTTGTCGAAATCTTTGAAAAGGAAGTTGACAGAAGATATAAAGAACATTATGAAGAAGTTCATCAGGAGTTTGTTTTAACGGAACAGCAGAACAAAGTAATTGAAGAAATTTCTCCGAAGATAAAAGATTCAGTCTTTCAATCTTATCTTTTACACGGTGTTACAGGAAGCGGTAAAACTCAGGTTTATATTGAACTTGCAAAAATCGCACTTGAACAAAACAAATCAGTTTTAATTCTTGTCCCTGAAATTTCGCTTACACCACAAATCACTTCAAGATTTTATAACAACTTTGGTGATCTTGTAACAGTGTTACATAGCAGAATGTCTGCAGGCGAAAGATTTGATTCCTGGAGAAGAATTCACAAAGGAAAATCGAGAATAGTTGTTGGTGCGCGTTCTGCTTTGTTTGCACCGATCTTTAAACTCGGTTTGATTGTAGTTGATGAAGAACACGATGCGAGTTATAAGCAACAGGATATGATTCCAAAGTATAATGCGAGAGATTCAGCGGTTGTGCTTGGCAGCATTCACAATTGTCCGGTTGTTCTTGGTTCTGCAACTCCATCGGTTGAAAGCAGATACAATGCAGAGATTGGAAAATATAAGTTACTGACTCTTCCTCTTCGTATAGATGATGCAAAACTTCCAGCGATCACTTTAGTCAATGTTAATGCTGAACGCAGGAAGGGAAGGATGGATAATATTTTTTCCAGAACTCTGCTTGATAAAATTGAAGATAGATTAAAGAAAAAAGAAGGTGTAATAATTCTTCAGAACAGAAGAGGATTTTCTACTCAGATTTATTGCGAAGACTGTGGCGAAATTGAGATGTGTGAAAACTGCAGTGTGCCGATGGTATTTCATATAAATAAAAATATCATTCAGTGCCATTATTGCGGATTAGAAAAACCTGTACCAAATGCCTGTACTCATTGTGGCTCAATCAATATAAAATATTTCGGTACAGGAACTGAAAGAGTTGAAGATGAACTTCAGTTTTATTTTCCCAATGCAAGAATCAGCAGAATAGATTCTGATTCTATAACCAGAAAATCTTATCTGAGTAATCTTCTTCTGAGTTTTGGTAAAGGTGAGATTGATATTCTGGTAGGAACTCAAATGGTTTCAAAAGGATTGGACTTTTCCCGCGTAACTCTTGTCGGAGTTATCTCTGCTGAAACAACTTTGTGGCTGCCCGATTTCAGAGCTGATGAGAGAACTTTCCAACTTCTTACGCAGGTTGCCGGCAGAGCCGGAAGAAGTAAAATTGCCGGAGAAGTAATTATTCAGACACAAAATGAAAAACATTTTGCTCTGCAAAAAGTTCTTCAGAATGATTACGATGGATTTTACAGAAGAGAAATTGTTGACAGAGAAAGATTGGGTTATCCGCCATTCACCAGACTTGCACTTATTGAGACTAAAGATAAATCTGATCAGAAGGCAAAAGGCGCTGCAATTGATTTCCGGAAAGCATTAAAAAAATTTGAGAGTCATCTGAAAATTTCCGAACCAACTACAGCTTTAATTTACAAGCTTAAAGGATTTTATCGTTATCATATATTGATTAAAAGCTCGAGGAAATCCGATCCATCAGGAAAATTTTTACGAAGAGCAGTGATTGAAGCATTCACAGAATTTAATCGGATTTCAAGATTCAAAGATGTGAAATTGTTTTATGATATTGATCCGCAAAGTATTATGTAA
- the amrA gene encoding AmmeMemoRadiSam system protein A, whose product MNISKEAKIILLKAARQSIGTMFGGKEPEKPDYEKYPELKSEAGAFVTLTINKQLRGCIGYIIGQAPLFETVCDAAIQAAFNDPRFPSLTEKEFNKIKIEISVLGNFTPIKSYDDIIIGKHGLLLEEGGRGLLLPQVATEHNMTRDEFLTALCHKAGLYGNYWKERVLKIKTFTAEVFSEDEFKEEL is encoded by the coding sequence ATGAACATCTCAAAAGAAGCAAAAATTATTTTGCTCAAAGCTGCTCGCCAATCAATAGGAACAATGTTCGGTGGCAAAGAACCGGAAAAACCTGACTACGAAAAATATCCCGAATTGAAATCTGAAGCCGGAGCTTTCGTAACTCTTACAATCAATAAACAGCTTCGTGGTTGTATCGGTTATATTATCGGACAAGCTCCATTATTTGAGACCGTTTGTGATGCTGCAATTCAGGCAGCATTTAATGATCCGCGATTTCCATCATTAACAGAAAAAGAATTTAATAAGATTAAAATAGAAATCTCTGTGCTGGGAAATTTTACTCCGATAAAATCTTATGATGATATAATCATCGGCAAGCATGGTTTGTTGCTTGAAGAAGGTGGAAGAGGTTTACTTCTTCCGCAAGTTGCTACTGAGCATAATATGACAAGAGATGAGTTTCTTACTGCTCTTTGTCATAAAGCCGGATTGTACGGCAATTATTGGAAGGAGCGTGTTTTAAAAATTAAAACTTTTACAGCAGAAGTTTTTTCTGAAGACGAATTTAAGGAGGAACTATGA
- a CDS encoding S66 peptidase family protein → MDRKKFIHSLTAVTALSTLPSGKVFSFSNVDEFSSEKISVIKPNKLKEGDRIALVAPGSYISETELQDSVKNLSDLGFQVTFSERLTLQNGYFSGTDQQRADDLMDMFEREDVDAIMCVRGGYGCARILPLLDYSIIKKHPKILIGYSDVTALLYGIFRKTGLITFHGPVATSTFNDFSVDNFKSVLMDKSPNKKILNANPSSDENIYGVRTLVKGIANGRLVGGNLSIMVSLIGTKYDVDYANKIIFIEEIDEEPYRIDRMLTQLIQADKFKNASGVMMGIFSKCEPKEKDASFSKSFSLMEVLTDRFSGMKIPVIYGMSFGHVKDKFTIPFGALAELDTNEQTFTLLESAVK, encoded by the coding sequence CACTCATTAACCGCTGTCACTGCTTTAAGCACTTTACCTTCAGGCAAAGTATTTTCATTCTCAAATGTTGATGAGTTTAGTTCAGAAAAAATTTCTGTAATAAAACCGAATAAGTTAAAAGAAGGTGACAGAATTGCACTCGTTGCCCCCGGAAGTTACATCTCTGAAACTGAACTTCAGGATTCTGTTAAAAATTTAAGTGATCTTGGATTTCAGGTTACATTTTCAGAGCGATTGACACTACAGAACGGTTATTTTTCCGGAACAGATCAACAGCGTGCTGATGATTTGATGGATATGTTCGAACGAGAAGATGTTGATGCAATTATGTGCGTGCGCGGTGGTTATGGCTGCGCCAGAATTTTACCTCTGCTTGATTATTCTATTATTAAAAAACATCCGAAAATATTAATCGGCTATAGTGATGTTACCGCTTTGCTTTACGGAATTTTCAGAAAAACCGGATTGATTACCTTTCACGGTCCTGTTGCAACCTCAACTTTTAATGATTTTTCGGTAGATAATTTCAAAAGTGTTTTAATGGATAAAAGCCCGAATAAAAAAATTTTAAATGCAAACCCTTCAAGTGATGAAAATATTTATGGAGTTCGTACTTTAGTAAAAGGAATAGCAAATGGAAGATTAGTTGGTGGAAATTTATCCATTATGGTTTCGCTTATCGGAACAAAGTACGATGTTGATTATGCAAACAAGATTATCTTCATCGAAGAAATTGATGAAGAGCCGTATCGTATTGACAGAATGCTGACTCAATTAATTCAGGCGGACAAATTTAAAAATGCTTCGGGTGTTATGATGGGAATTTTCAGTAAGTGTGAGCCAAAAGAAAAAGATGCATCATTCAGCAAATCGTTTTCGTTAATGGAAGTTCTCACTGACAGATTTTCCGGAATGAAAATCCCTGTTATTTACGGAATGTCTTTTGGTCACGTTAAAGATAAATTTACAATTCCTTTTGGTGCACTTGCAGAACTGGATACAAACGAACAAACTTTTACTTTACTCGAGTCTGCTGTTAAATAA
- a CDS encoding inorganic phosphate transporter, protein MNTIVIIIILLALIFDFYNGMNDAANSIATIVSTRVLTPLQAVAWAAFFNFVAAFLFGVNVATTIGKGIVDVNIVDNYVIFSGLVGAIILTATATHLGLPISVSHAIIGGYGGAGLIKGGIDAIILSGYIKVLIFIFLAPILGLVIALFFSVVTLWLVKDMPPRKVDKYFRKLQLVSAAIYSLSHGSNDAQKTIGIITVILFTNGVLGNTFHVPFSVVLLSHSVIALGTLVGGWKVIRTLGMRVTKLTPFGGFSAETSAGLTIIGATIFGIPVSTTHTITGAIIGVGATKSLSAVRWGVARNILWAWILTIPLSALFAMVTYEISTKIGSWF, encoded by the coding sequence ATGAACACAATTGTAATAATTATCATTTTGCTCGCCTTAATATTTGATTTTTATAATGGAATGAACGATGCTGCAAATTCAATAGCAACAATAGTTTCAACCAGAGTGCTTACACCTCTTCAGGCAGTTGCCTGGGCAGCTTTCTTTAATTTTGTTGCTGCATTTTTATTCGGAGTAAATGTTGCAACTACAATCGGGAAAGGCATTGTTGATGTGAATATCGTTGACAATTATGTGATTTTTTCCGGATTAGTCGGAGCAATAATTCTCACTGCAACTGCAACTCATCTTGGCTTACCAATAAGTGTATCACATGCTATTATCGGAGGTTATGGTGGTGCTGGTTTAATAAAAGGCGGAATTGATGCAATTATACTCTCTGGTTATATAAAAGTTTTAATTTTTATTTTTCTGGCACCAATACTTGGATTAGTTATAGCTTTGTTTTTCTCGGTCGTTACTCTTTGGTTGGTAAAAGATATGCCTCCACGAAAAGTAGATAAGTATTTCAGAAAACTTCAGTTAGTATCCGCAGCAATTTATAGTCTTAGTCACGGTTCAAATGATGCACAAAAAACAATTGGTATAATTACAGTAATTTTGTTCACAAATGGTGTTTTAGGAAATACTTTTCATGTTCCTTTCAGTGTAGTTCTACTTAGTCATAGCGTTATTGCACTTGGAACTTTAGTTGGTGGATGGAAAGTTATAAGAACATTGGGTATGCGCGTAACTAAACTTACTCCGTTCGGAGGTTTCAGTGCAGAAACATCTGCGGGATTAACTATCATCGGAGCAACTATTTTTGGAATTCCCGTAAGTACAACTCACACTATAACTGGTGCAATAATCGGAGTTGGCGCAACAAAATCTCTTTCAGCAGTCCGTTGGGGTGTTGCAAGAAATATTCTTTGGGCCTGGATTCTTACAATTCCGCTTTCTGCATTGTTTGCAATGGTTACTTATGAAATTTCTACAAAAATCGGAAGCTGGTTTTGA
- the amrB gene encoding AmmeMemoRadiSam system protein B: MKKVRPPHVAGYFYPADPVTLHNEIQRMLKEAKSEKSFDKIVGIVSPHAGYMYSGKTAAYAYNTLKGKNYKTAIVISPSHAEYFPGISVYDGDAYETPLGIVEIDEERANKLVEGSKLIFRGIQGHRREHALEVQIPFLQSVLDDFKIVPVVMGDQSSVFVNELARKLAEVMDDKTIIVASSDLSHFYNASQADELDSIVEQRINNFDFEQLQKDLDSHRCEACGGGPIVAMMKAAALKNYDKATVLRRTDSGDVTGDKSEVVGYLSAVVYE; the protein is encoded by the coding sequence ATGAAAAAAGTTAGACCACCACATGTTGCCGGTTATTTTTATCCCGCTGATCCTGTAACATTGCATAATGAAATACAAAGAATGCTTAAAGAAGCAAAATCAGAAAAATCTTTTGACAAAATTGTTGGTATTGTTTCGCCGCATGCGGGTTATATGTATTCAGGCAAAACTGCTGCATATGCTTATAATACACTGAAAGGTAAAAACTATAAAACGGCTATAGTTATTTCTCCAAGTCATGCAGAATATTTCCCGGGAATTTCCGTTTATGACGGCGATGCTTATGAAACTCCACTTGGTATAGTTGAAATTGATGAAGAGAGAGCAAACAAGCTAGTGGAGGGAAGTAAACTGATTTTCAGAGGAATTCAGGGGCATCGCAGAGAGCATGCACTTGAAGTTCAGATACCATTTCTTCAGTCAGTTCTGGACGATTTTAAGATTGTTCCTGTTGTGATGGGAGATCAGAGTAGCGTGTTCGTAAATGAGCTTGCAAGAAAATTAGCTGAAGTAATGGATGATAAGACAATTATTGTTGCGAGTTCCGATTTGTCGCATTTTTATAATGCATCCCAAGCTGATGAACTTGATTCGATAGTTGAACAAAGAATAAATAATTTCGATTTTGAGCAACTTCAGAAAGATTTGGATTCTCATCGCTGTGAAGCTTGCGGCGGAGGACCAATTGTTGCAATGATGAAAGCTGCAGCTTTGAAAAATTATGATAAAGCAACAGTATTAAGACGAACTGATTCAGGTGATGTTACAGGAGACAAATCTGAAGTTGTTGGATATCTGTCAGCAGTCGTTTACGAATAA
- a CDS encoding DUF47 domain-containing protein codes for MFRKILPKEEKYFEDFKEMISHIEEMAKFNKELFDSEVPDKNNFLKMKPLEVRCDEISSRITKRLNKTYITPFDREDIFALIKRLDDISDMLLGAAARVDTFVIDKKINHADRMAAIVLEQINELGVAIQDLKVKRINEMKAVKDLESEADRVYQTAMKELFEQETNAINLIKKKEILDLLERISDRCQSTANVILSIFLKNA; via the coding sequence ATGTTCAGAAAAATCCTGCCCAAAGAAGAGAAATACTTTGAAGATTTCAAAGAAATGATTTCCCACATTGAGGAAATGGCAAAGTTCAATAAAGAATTATTTGATTCTGAAGTTCCGGATAAGAATAACTTCCTCAAAATGAAACCACTTGAAGTCAGATGTGACGAAATTTCCTCCCGAATTACAAAACGACTAAATAAAACTTACATTACGCCATTCGACAGAGAAGACATATTTGCTTTAATTAAAAGACTTGATGATATAAGTGATATGCTTTTAGGAGCTGCAGCCCGGGTTGATACTTTTGTAATTGATAAAAAAATAAATCACGCTGATAGAATGGCAGCAATTGTTCTTGAACAGATTAATGAGCTTGGTGTTGCGATACAGGATTTGAAAGTAAAAAGAATTAATGAAATGAAAGCAGTAAAAGATTTGGAATCAGAAGCAGATCGTGTTTATCAGACTGCAATGAAAGAATTATTTGAACAGGAAACTAATGCGATTAATCTTATTAAGAAAAAAGAAATTCTTGATTTACTTGAGAGAATTTCCGATCGTTGTCAATCTACAGCAAATGTCATTCTCTCAATTTTTCTTAAGAATGCGTGA
- a CDS encoding tryptophanase — protein MKYKTIIEPFKIKSVEPIRFTTREEREVLLKEAGYNPFMLHSDDVLIDLLTDSGTSAMSSKQWAGIMEGDEAYAGSKSFYRFEAVVRSITQMKHIIPTHQGRAAEKILFSIVGGPGKYFPNNTHFDTTRANIEFTGSEAVDLLNEIGKHPEIRADFKGNMDIEKLETFIKEKGPENIPLCIITVTNNSGGGQPVSMQNIRETKAICKKYGIPLFLDACRFAENAYFIKIREKGYENKTPLEIAQEMFSYADGVTMSAKKDALVNIGGFLALNDDDLAMKCRNLLIVTEGFPTYGGLAGRDLEAVAQGLLEVLDEHYLQYRIRSVEYLGERLIAAGVPIIEPPGGHAIYIDAKRFTPHIPPEQYPGQSIVCELYIEGGVRAVEIGSVMFGKYDKHGKLIPAMMELVRLAIPRRVYTQSHVDYLIEVITEVYNKRNNLKGYRITYEAPMLRHFTAKFEPIR, from the coding sequence ATGAAATACAAAACCATTATCGAACCATTCAAAATCAAATCCGTCGAACCTATAAGATTTACAACCAGAGAAGAAAGAGAAGTTCTGCTGAAGGAAGCGGGATACAATCCTTTTATGCTGCATTCGGATGATGTGCTGATAGATTTATTGACTGATAGCGGAACTTCTGCAATGAGTTCAAAACAATGGGCTGGAATTATGGAAGGTGATGAAGCTTATGCAGGCTCAAAAAGTTTTTATAGATTCGAAGCTGTTGTAAGAAGCATTACTCAGATGAAACATATTATTCCAACTCATCAGGGAAGAGCCGCAGAGAAAATTTTATTTTCGATTGTTGGCGGTCCGGGAAAATATTTCCCAAACAACACTCATTTCGATACTACGCGGGCAAACATTGAATTTACGGGTTCTGAAGCTGTTGATTTATTGAACGAAATCGGAAAGCATCCAGAGATTCGTGCTGACTTCAAAGGAAATATGGACATTGAAAAACTTGAAACTTTTATTAAAGAAAAAGGACCCGAAAATATTCCTCTTTGTATAATTACGGTTACTAATAATTCCGGTGGCGGGCAGCCGGTTTCAATGCAGAATATCAGAGAGACAAAAGCAATTTGTAAAAAGTATGGCATTCCACTGTTTCTTGATGCTTGCCGTTTCGCTGAGAATGCTTACTTCATTAAAATTCGTGAAAAGGGTTATGAAAATAAAACTCCACTTGAAATTGCTCAGGAAATGTTTTCTTATGCAGACGGCGTTACTATGAGTGCAAAGAAAGATGCGCTTGTAAACATAGGTGGTTTTCTTGCATTGAATGACGATGATCTTGCAATGAAGTGTAGAAATCTTTTAATAGTTACAGAAGGTTTCCCTACTTACGGTGGCTTAGCAGGAAGAGATTTGGAAGCAGTTGCTCAGGGTTTACTTGAAGTTCTTGATGAACATTATCTTCAGTACAGAATAAGAAGTGTTGAATATCTTGGAGAAAGATTGATAGCAGCAGGTGTTCCTATAATCGAACCGCCAGGTGGACATGCGATTTATATTGATGCGAAAAGATTTACTCCTCATATTCCTCCTGAACAATATCCCGGACAATCAATAGTGTGTGAGCTTTATATTGAAGGTGGCGTTCGTGCTGTTGAAATCGGAAGTGTGATGTTCGGAAAATATGATAAGCACGGAAAACTTATTCCTGCAATGATGGAACTTGTTCGTTTGGCAATTCCGAGAAGGGTTTATACACAAAGTCATGTTGATTATCTGATTGAAGTAATAACAGAAGTGTATAATAAAAGAAATAATCTGAAAGGTTATCGCATTACTTACGAAGCTCCTATGCTCCGTCACTTTACAGCTAAGTTTGAACCGATAAGATAG
- a CDS encoding YIP1 family protein, protein MENNETLNNEQTNQQQELSHSDKMLGVFSEPSSTFEAIAKFPVRSIDWVLPIVIVFILIGLMRSLAMLNEEVALQTRQSQIEMFDKMVSEGKMTQEQADKAIEGIEKQMEFMKGPVGWVINIVSTLIFGFIFFFIIAGIYFLFIKFLLKGEGSYQHVLVASGLTSYITMIQVLIGGILTFVLGKIFMDTSVANFLDLEKGSIVKFIVSKIDPISIWAYSVLAIGLAKLNRAQSSTPYLILVFALWILGGLLFFFLGKIFPFLGGFGG, encoded by the coding sequence ATGGAAAACAACGAAACTTTAAACAACGAGCAAACAAATCAGCAGCAAGAGCTATCTCATTCCGATAAAATGCTTGGAGTTTTTTCAGAACCATCAAGCACTTTTGAAGCTATTGCAAAATTTCCGGTCAGATCGATTGATTGGGTATTACCAATAGTTATTGTTTTTATTCTTATCGGTTTGATGAGAAGTCTTGCAATGCTTAATGAAGAGGTTGCACTTCAAACCAGACAATCACAAATAGAAATGTTTGACAAAATGGTTAGCGAAGGTAAAATGACTCAGGAACAAGCTGATAAAGCAATAGAAGGAATTGAAAAACAAATGGAATTTATGAAAGGTCCTGTTGGCTGGGTTATTAATATTGTTTCAACTTTAATATTCGGATTCATTTTCTTTTTCATTATTGCAGGAATTTATTTTCTGTTTATAAAATTTTTACTTAAGGGAGAAGGAAGTTATCAACATGTTCTGGTTGCAAGTGGATTAACTTCCTACATTACGATGATTCAGGTTTTAATTGGTGGAATTCTGACATTTGTGCTTGGAAAAATTTTTATGGATACAAGCGTTGCTAATTTCCTTGATTTGGAAAAAGGAAGCATAGTAAAATTTATTGTCTCCAAAATTGATCCTATTTCAATCTGGGCTTATTCAGTTCTTGCAATCGGATTAGCAAAACTTAATCGTGCACAAAGCTCTACACCATACTTGATTCTGGTTTTTGCACTTTGGATTTTAGGTGGATTACTATTCTTCTTCCTTGGAAAAATATTTCCGTTTCTTGGTGGATTTGGAGGATAA